A stretch of the Carassius carassius chromosome 6, fCarCar2.1, whole genome shotgun sequence genome encodes the following:
- the LOC132141672 gene encoding uncharacterized protein LOC132141672: MASHEAKNYLWHEGEAGVSANEFASCIVDYLEAHPTYNEFILWSDGCGYQNRNLVLSNALLKFATEKKKRVSQTYLERGHTQMECDSVHSVIERKLRNRDIHVPAEYAAVIRGARSSPKPYEVKYVGYSFFQDFSKVNICKSVRPGSKVGDPTVHDLRAVRYNVDGSMEFKLLHSDNWQPFTSPSLRKTCVIVAPLYTSTAKIKALKFKHLQELKHVLPKDFHPFYNALDHE; the protein is encoded by the exons ATGGCATCACATGAAGCAAAAAATTACCTTTGGCATGAGGGTGAAGCTGGGGTCTCTGCCAACGAGTTTGCCTCCTGCATTGTGGATTACCTTGAAGCACACCCCACTTACAATGAATTCATCCTTTGGAGTGATGGGTGTGGCTATCAAAACAGAAATCTGGTCCTGAGCAATGCCCTCTTAAAGTTTGCTACTGAGAAAAAGAAACGTGTGTCACAGACGTACCTTGAAAGAGGTCACACACAAATGGAATGTGACTCTGTGCACAGTGTGATTGAGAGGAAGTTGAGAAACCGTGACATACATGTTCCAGCTGAGTATGCTGCAGTTATTCGAGGAGCTCGTTCCAGTCCAAAACCATACGAGGTGAAGTATGTTGGTTACAGCTTTTTCCAAGACTTCAGCAAAGTCAACATCTGTAAGTCAGTCCGACCTGGTAGCAAAGTTGGAGATCCTACGGTGCATGACCTTCGAGCAGTCAG ATACAATGTGGATGGCAGTATGGAGTTTAAATTACTACACTCTGACAACTGGCAACCCTTCACATCCCCATCCCTGAGGAAGACGTGTGTAATCGTGGCCCCACTCTATACATCCACCGCAAAAATTAAAGCCCTGAAGTTCAAGCACCTTCAAGAACTGAAACATGTTTTACCCAAGGACTTTCATCCATTTTACAATGCACTTGACCATGAGTGA